GCCGCCGCCCCGGCGCCCGCACCGGTGGCGCCGCCGCAGCCGCGTCCCGCGGTCGACTACCGCCTGCCGCCGGCCGATCTGCTGGAGAGCGAAGTCGACAGCGCCGAGCAGGTTTCGGAAGAGCGCCTGCGTGAAACCGGCGACCTGATCGCCCAGCGGCTGGCCGAATTCAAGGTCCCGGTCGCCGTGGTCGGCGCCGGCGCCGGTCCAGTCATCACCCGCTTCGAGGTCGAGCCCGCCATGGGCGTGCGCGGCGCGCAGGTGGTCGGGCTGATGAAGGACCTGGCGCGCGCGCTGGGCGTGACCTCGATCCGCGTGGTCGAGACCATCCCGGGCAAGACCTGCATGGGGCTGGAGCTGCCGAACGCGCGGCGGCAGATGATCCGGCTGTCCGAGATCGTCAATGCCGCCTCGTTCCAGGCGCATCATTCGCGGCTGGTGCTGGCGATGGGCAAGGACATCACCGGCAATCCGGTAGTGACCGACCTGGCGCGCGCGCCGCACCTGCTGGTGGCCGGCACCACCGGCTCGGGCAAGTCGGTGGCGGTCAACGCGATGATCCTGTCGATGCTGTACAAGGCCACGCCGGAAGACGTGCGCCTGATCATGATCGACCCCAAGATGCTGGAGCTGTCGGTCTACGAGGGCATCCCGCACCTGCTGGCGCCGGTGGTCACCGACATGAAGCAGGCCGCCCACGCGCTCAACTGGTGCGTCGGTGAAATGGAAAAGCGCTACAAGCTGATGTCGGCGCTGGGCGTGCGCAACCTGGCCGGCTACAACCAGAAGATCCGCGCCGCCGAGGCCGCGGGACAGAAGGTGCCCAACCCGTTCTCGCTGACGCCGGACGCACCCGAGCCGCTGTCGCGCCTGCCGATGATCGTGGTGGTCATCGACGAGCTGGCCGACCTGATGATGGTCGCGGGCAAGAAGATCGAGGAACTGATCGCGCGCCTGGCACAGAAGGCGCGTGCCGCCGGCATCCACCTGATCCTGGCCACGCAGCGGCCGTCGGTGGATGTGATCACGGGCCTGATCAAGGCCAATATCCCGACGCGCGTGGCGTTCCAGGTTTCGTCCAAGATCGATTCGCGCACCATCCTCGACCAGATGGGCGCCGAAAGCCTGCTCGGCCAGGGCGACATGCTGTTCCTGCCGCCGGGCACCGGCTATCCGCAGCGCGTGCATGGCGCCTTTGTCGCCGACGACGAAGTGCACCGCGTGGTCGAGCACTGGAAGCAGTTCGGCGAGCCGGACTACGATGAGGCCATCCTCGCCGGCGACCCGGCCGAGGCCGGCGGCGCCGACCTGTTCGGCGACGGCGGCGGCGGCGACGGCGAGGCCGACCCGCTTTACGACGAGGCCGCCAGCTTCGTGCTGACCAGCCGCCGCGCCTCGATCTCGGCGGTGCAGCGGCAGCTGCGCATCGGCTACAACCGCGCGGCGCGGCTGATCGAGCAGATGGAGGTCGCGGGGCTGGTTTCGCCGATGGGCCGCAACGGCGCGCGCGACGTGCTGGCGCCCGGGCCGGGCGACTGAGCGGGCCGCCGCCACGGCCCGAAGGAGGCAGCATGCAGCCTGAACACGGAAACCTGCTCGCCGGCGTCCCGGCAGGCGCGGCGCAGGAAATCTTTGAGCCGCTGCTGCAGCGCCCGGGCCTGCGCATCGAGCGCATCGTCTCCAACGGCCAGGCCAGCCCGGAGGGCTTCTGGTACGACAGCGCGGAGGCGGAGTGGGTGCTGCTGCTCAGCGGTAGTGCCGCGCTCGAGATCGAAGGGCAGCCCGGCGAGCATCGCATGGCGCCGGGCGACTGGCTGCACCTGCCGGCGCATTGCCGGCACCGCGTCGCGTGGACCGGTGCCGGCCAGCCTACCGTCTGGCTGGCCGTGCATCACGCCGTCTGAAGTTATGCGCCGGTTTGCTCGGGAAACACCGGCTCGCCAAGATTCAGCATCAGCCGGTTCGCCCACGCGAAGATCGCGATGGAATGGATCAGGTCCAGGATCTCCGCATCGGTCACGCCGGCCTCGCGCAGCGGTCTGAGCTGTTCGGCGGTGACTTCGGCCGGCCGCTCGGTCAGTTCCGCCGAGAACTTCGCGATGGCGCGTTCGCGCTCGGTGGTGCCGGCGGTGTAGGGGTCGTCGAAGACCTGGCGGATCACATCGTTGCGCTTGGCCAGCTGCTCGAAGCGCTGCGCATGGACCGAGGCGCAGTAGACGCAACCGTTGATGCGCGACACCACCGTGGTCGACAGCTCGCGTTCGGCGCGCGGCATGCCGCCGGGCGCGTACATGATGGCGTTGAAGGCAGTGGAGCGCTGGCGCAGGATCTCGGGCTGATGGACCAGGAAGCGGTAGTAGTCCTGCACC
The window above is part of the Cupriavidus taiwanensis LMG 19424 genome. Proteins encoded here:
- a CDS encoding cupin domain-containing protein yields the protein MQPEHGNLLAGVPAGAAQEIFEPLLQRPGLRIERIVSNGQASPEGFWYDSAEAEWVLLLSGSAALEIEGQPGEHRMAPGDWLHLPAHCRHRVAWTGAGQPTVWLAVHHAV
- a CDS encoding peroxidase-related enzyme, translating into MSEIIQSHGFTNEVLDWKAWLDVVDLDQATPEQIAVLEESHPKAKVQDYYRFLVHQPEILRQRSTAFNAIMYAPGGMPRAERELSTTVVSRINGCVYCASVHAQRFEQLAKRNDVIRQVFDDPYTAGTTERERAIAKFSAELTERPAEVTAEQLRPLREAGVTDAEILDLIHSIAIFAWANRLMLNLGEPVFPEQTGA